In Salvelinus alpinus chromosome 22, SLU_Salpinus.1, whole genome shotgun sequence, one genomic interval encodes:
- the mfsd1 gene encoding lysosomal dipeptide transporter MFSD1 isoform X2 — protein sequence MAEERQNLLDDEEDISSSGPRNESGSVRPMSALCDPRRLPHRIFVLLFMCFLGFGSYFCYDNPAALQTQVIQDMKLNTSMFMQLYAWYSWPNVVLCFLGGFLLDRVFGIRLGTIIFALFVCVGQVIVAVGALLDLFWLMEIGRFVFGIGGESLAVAQNTYAVNWFKGKELNLVFGLQLSMARLGSTVNMNIMGWVYNRVADLVGSTGHTTLGVSLMIAGVTCIFSLVCALVLGYLDKRAERILDKEQGATGEVIKLTDVKDFPFPLYLIFIICVGYYVAIFPFIGLGQVFFIEKFNFSPQEARAINSIVYIISAPASPVLGFMVDRIGKNVIWVLCAVVTTLIAHMLLAFTFWNPWIAMSLLGLSYSLLACALWPMVAFVVPEHQLGTAYGFMQSIQNLGLALISMAAGSILDNKGYLFLEVFFTACVCLALIAVVMLYFVDYLRGGDLNLSASARAKLLKDSNSEVERCQRVSQQTEEKLAKLRPMSAVGLRNCYPLPHTHTLHTWMLNSLLFSFLQIPDQYCTLLSSLAGVY from the exons ATGGCGGAGGAGCGACAGAACCTTTTGGACGATGAAGAGGATATTTCGTCTTCAGGTCCCAGAAATGAAAGCGGATCGGTTAGACCGATGTCCGCGCTCTGTGACCCGAGACGGCTGCCTCACCGCATTTTCGTCCTGCTTTTTATGTGCTTTCTGGGATTCG GAAGTTACTTCTGTTATGATAACCCAGCTGCTTTGCAGACTCAAGTCATACAG GACATGAAGCTGAACACGTCCATGTTCATGCAGCTCTATGCCTGGTATTCCTGGCCCAACGTGGTGCTCTGTTTCCTGGGGGGCTTCCTGCTCGACAGGGTCTTTGGCATCAG GCTAGGAACCATAATCTTCGCCCTGTTTGTCTGCGTTGGACAG GTTATAGTTGCTGTTGGGGCTCTTCTAGATCTATTCTGGTTAATGGAGATTGGACGCTTTGTGTTTGG GATTGGAGGTGAGTCTCTGGCTGTGGCCCAGAACACCTATGCAGTGAACTGGTTCAAAGGGAAGGAACTCAACTTGGTGTTTGGTCTTCAGCTCAGCATGGCCAGGCTG GGTAGCACTGTCAACATGAACATCATGGGCTGGGTGTACAACCGTGTCGCTGACCTGGTAGGCTCCACAGGACACACCACTCTGGGAGTCTCGCTCATGATCG ctGGGGTGACATGTATATTCTCTCTGGTCTGTGCTCTGGTGTTGGGCTACCTGGACAAGAGGGCCGAGAGGATCCTCGACAAGGAACAGGGAGCGACCG gggaagTGATCAAGCTGACCGATGTGAAGGACTTCCCCTTCCCACTGTACCTCATCTTCATCATCTGTGTGGGCTACTACGTGGCCATCTTCCCCTTCATCGGACTGGGACA GGTTTTCTTCATTGAAAAGTTCAACTTCTCACCTCAAGAAGCAAGAGCAATTAACAG tatTGTGTACATCATCTCAGCCCCAGCCTCTCCTGTGTTGGGCTTCATGGTGGACAGGATAGGGAAGAACGTGATCTGGGTGCTGTGTGCCGTCGTCACGACGCTCATAGCCCACATGTTGCTCGCCTTCACCTTCTGGAACCCCTGGATCGCCATG TCTCTGTTGGGTTTGTCCTACTCCCTGCTGGCCTGTGCCCTGTGGCCCATGGTGGCCTTCGTGGTGCCAGAGCATCAGCTAGGGACCGCCTATGGCTT CATGCAGTCCATCCAGAACCTGGGCCTGGCTCTGATCTCCATGGCAGCAGGATCTATTCTGGACAACAAGGGATACCTCTTCCTGGAGGTCTTCTTCACCGCCTGTGTCTGCT tggCGCTGATTGCGGTAGTGATGCTGTACTTTGTTGATTATCTACGAG GAGGAGATCTGAACCTCTCAGCCTCTGCCAGGGCCAAACTCCTGAAGGACTCCAATTCAGA AGTTGAGAGGTGTCAGAGGGTCAGTCAGCAGACTGAGGAGAAGCTGGCCAAACTCAGGCCCATGTCTGCTGTTGGCCTGCGCAACTGCTAccctctcccccacacacacactttacacacatGGATGCTAAattcccttctcttctccttcctccaGATCCCAGATCAGTACTGTACCCTCCTGTCCTCACTGGCAGGAGTGTACTGA
- the mfsd1 gene encoding lysosomal dipeptide transporter MFSD1 isoform X1 produces the protein MAEERQNLLDDEEDISSSGPRNESGSVRPMSALCDPRRLPHRIFVLLFMCFLGFGSYFCYDNPAALQTQVIQDMKLNTSMFMQLYAWYSWPNVVLCFLGGFLLDRVFGIRLGTIIFALFVCVGQVIVAVGALLDLFWLMEIGRFVFGIGGESLAVAQNTYAVNWFKGKELNLVFGLQLSMARLGSTVNMNIMGWVYNRVADLVGSTGHTTLGVSLMIAGVTCIFSLVCALVLGYLDKRAERILDKEQGATGEVIKLTDVKDFPFPLYLIFIICVGYYVAIFPFIGLGQVFFIEKFNFSPQEARAINSIVYIISAPASPVLGFMVDRIGKNVIWVLCAVVTTLIAHMLLAFTFWNPWIAMSLLGLSYSLLACALWPMVAFVVPEHQLGTAYGFMQSIQNLGLALISMAAGSILDNKGYLFLEVFFTACVCLALIAVVMLYFVDYLRGGDLNLSASARAKLLKDSNSE, from the exons ATGGCGGAGGAGCGACAGAACCTTTTGGACGATGAAGAGGATATTTCGTCTTCAGGTCCCAGAAATGAAAGCGGATCGGTTAGACCGATGTCCGCGCTCTGTGACCCGAGACGGCTGCCTCACCGCATTTTCGTCCTGCTTTTTATGTGCTTTCTGGGATTCG GAAGTTACTTCTGTTATGATAACCCAGCTGCTTTGCAGACTCAAGTCATACAG GACATGAAGCTGAACACGTCCATGTTCATGCAGCTCTATGCCTGGTATTCCTGGCCCAACGTGGTGCTCTGTTTCCTGGGGGGCTTCCTGCTCGACAGGGTCTTTGGCATCAG GCTAGGAACCATAATCTTCGCCCTGTTTGTCTGCGTTGGACAG GTTATAGTTGCTGTTGGGGCTCTTCTAGATCTATTCTGGTTAATGGAGATTGGACGCTTTGTGTTTGG GATTGGAGGTGAGTCTCTGGCTGTGGCCCAGAACACCTATGCAGTGAACTGGTTCAAAGGGAAGGAACTCAACTTGGTGTTTGGTCTTCAGCTCAGCATGGCCAGGCTG GGTAGCACTGTCAACATGAACATCATGGGCTGGGTGTACAACCGTGTCGCTGACCTGGTAGGCTCCACAGGACACACCACTCTGGGAGTCTCGCTCATGATCG ctGGGGTGACATGTATATTCTCTCTGGTCTGTGCTCTGGTGTTGGGCTACCTGGACAAGAGGGCCGAGAGGATCCTCGACAAGGAACAGGGAGCGACCG gggaagTGATCAAGCTGACCGATGTGAAGGACTTCCCCTTCCCACTGTACCTCATCTTCATCATCTGTGTGGGCTACTACGTGGCCATCTTCCCCTTCATCGGACTGGGACA GGTTTTCTTCATTGAAAAGTTCAACTTCTCACCTCAAGAAGCAAGAGCAATTAACAG tatTGTGTACATCATCTCAGCCCCAGCCTCTCCTGTGTTGGGCTTCATGGTGGACAGGATAGGGAAGAACGTGATCTGGGTGCTGTGTGCCGTCGTCACGACGCTCATAGCCCACATGTTGCTCGCCTTCACCTTCTGGAACCCCTGGATCGCCATG TCTCTGTTGGGTTTGTCCTACTCCCTGCTGGCCTGTGCCCTGTGGCCCATGGTGGCCTTCGTGGTGCCAGAGCATCAGCTAGGGACCGCCTATGGCTT CATGCAGTCCATCCAGAACCTGGGCCTGGCTCTGATCTCCATGGCAGCAGGATCTATTCTGGACAACAAGGGATACCTCTTCCTGGAGGTCTTCTTCACCGCCTGTGTCTGCT tggCGCTGATTGCGGTAGTGATGCTGTACTTTGTTGATTATCTACGAG GAGGAGATCTGAACCTCTCAGCCTCTGCCAGGGCCAAACTCCTGAAGGACTCCAATTCAGA GTGA